TTCCCTGTATTTCAAAAGAAAATGATGCAGTGGAGTATGCGGATCACCGCTTATTCCGAAAGATTGCTGCAGGGATTACAGAATATCGACTGGCCACAGCCGCTGAAAGATGCTCAGGAATACTGGATCGGCAAATCGCAGGGTGCACAGGTCACTTTCGGTTTAGATAATGGTACTGAGCAGATTACTGTTTTCACAACGCGGCCTGACACGATCTTCGGCGCCACATTTATGGTTTTGGCTCCCGAAAATCCGTTAGTTGAGACGATAACTACTCCTAATCAAAAGGAGGAAGTTGAAAATTATATTCAGGAAACTTCCAAAAAAACAGAGCGCGACCGCATGGCCGACGTTAAAAACGTGAGTGGAGCTTTCACCGGAGCTTATGCGGTAAACCCGTTCACGCATGAGAAAATGCCGGTTTATATTTCAGATTATGTACTGATGGGTTACGGTACCGGTGCTGTAATGGCTGTTCCGGCGCATGACGAACGCGATCATCGTTTTGCAAAAAAGTTCGCTTTACCGATCTTAAATGTCATTAAAAACGATGAAGATATCAACGAAACTTCGTACGATTCGAAGAACTCGGTGTGTGTAAACTCTGGTTTTTTAGATGGTTTAAATTATACAGAAGCTAAAGCAAAGATTATCTCAGAAATTGAAAAGCTCGGTATTGGCCGTGGAACAACGAACTACCGCCAACGCGATGCTATTTTCTCGCGCCAAAGATATTGGGGCGAACCCGTTCCGGTGTATTATAAAGATGGGATGCCTTATCCGCTGCCGGTTTCAGCGCTTCCATTGGAACTTCCGGAAGTTGAAAAATATTTACCAACCGAAGACGGAGACCCACCATTAGGAAATGCAAAAAATTTCGGTTGGGACGAAAAGAACGAAAAGGTTGTTGCTACAGAACTGATTGATGAAAAGTCGGTTTTCGCGCTCGAATTATCAACAATGCCGGGCTGGGCCGGAAGTTCATGGTATTTTTTAAGATACATGGATCCGCATAACGATGAGGTTTTTGCACAAAAAGAGCTCACCGATTATTGGGGCCAGGTTGATTTATACATTGGCGGAAGCGAACACGCTACCGGACATTTATTGTATTCAAGATTCTGGAATATGTTCTTGAAAGACCGCGGTTACGTTCAACATGATGAACCTTTCAAAAAACTGATAAATCAGGGAATGATTTTGGGGATGAGCGCGTATGTTTTCAGAATTGAAGGTACCAACCAGTTTATTTCAAAGAATTTAATTCAGGACCATACCACTCAAAAAATTCATGTGGACGTTTCTTTATTAAAAGGAACTTCGGATGAACTGGATATCGAAAGATTCAAAAACTGGCGTTCCGAATATGCTGATGCCGAATTTATTCTTGAAGACGGAAAATATATCACGGAAAGAGAAGTGGAAAAAATGTCCAAGTCCAAATACAATGTCGTGAATCCCGATGACATCTGTGAAGAATACGGCGCGGACTGTCTTCGTTTATACGAGATGTTCTTAGG
This window of the Flavobacteriaceae bacterium 3519-10 genome carries:
- a CDS encoding Leucyl-tRNA synthetase — translated: MFYDHQSIEKKWQKFWKENQTFKTEDNTQKPKYYVLDMFPYPSGAGLHVGHPLGYIASDIYARYKRHEGYNVLHPVGYDSFGLPAEQYAIQTGTHPAITTEQNITRYEEQLRKIGFSFDWSREVRTSDSSYYKWTQWIFIELFNSWYNKAEDKAEPITTLIEYFAKNGSAELSAAQNDELNFSAEEWNNACELDQQDILLNYRLAFRAETTVNWCPGLGTVLANDEVKDGKSERGGFPVFQKKMMQWSMRITAYSERLLQGLQNIDWPQPLKDAQEYWIGKSQGAQVTFGLDNGTEQITVFTTRPDTIFGATFMVLAPENPLVETITTPNQKEEVENYIQETSKKTERDRMADVKNVSGAFTGAYAVNPFTHEKMPVYISDYVLMGYGTGAVMAVPAHDERDHRFAKKFALPILNVIKNDEDINETSYDSKNSVCVNSGFLDGLNYTEAKAKIISEIEKLGIGRGTTNYRQRDAIFSRQRYWGEPVPVYYKDGMPYPLPVSALPLELPEVEKYLPTEDGDPPLGNAKNFGWDEKNEKVVATELIDEKSVFALELSTMPGWAGSSWYFLRYMDPHNDEVFAQKELTDYWGQVDLYIGGSEHATGHLLYSRFWNMFLKDRGYVQHDEPFKKLINQGMILGMSAYVFRIEGTNQFISKNLIQDHTTQKIHVDVSLLKGTSDELDIERFKNWRSEYADAEFILEDGKYITEREVEKMSKSKYNVVNPDDICEEYGADCLRLYEMFLGPLEQSKPWNTQGLSGVYGFLKKFYNLYFNGDQFEVSDEEPTKEEYKILHTLIRKVVSDIANFSFNTSVSSFMIAVNEYQKLKTNKRQILEAMAVIVSPYAPHLCEELWSRLGHNSTVELEKFPEFDEKYLVEDEFEYPVSFNGKMRFKLSLPADYTVSEIEESVMKDQRVINQLAGNSPKKIIIVQKKIINIVS